The Amblyomma americanum isolate KBUSLIRL-KWMA chromosome 3, ASM5285725v1, whole genome shotgun sequence genome window below encodes:
- the LOC144125925 gene encoding uncharacterized protein LOC144125925 isoform X11: MWGPTMGRRLNLSHLSQEECERILSVIQRDLELRAREKERLGRLEEELQGHVREVCKDGGKCCVHCGSTFNLLFNRKLVCRECGLFVCRDCATYDSQDRGWYCRICEQQRNLRAQSCEWFYDNVKVKFNHFGSTKVLLSLYGPKKTDKESDLGATEQEESDVQQHVESVVESLLGESLDSASVNHVYRHPLYEKAFNDHQEKLLEGVSQFTRALLIALQGKQCEGDLTPTSTHARLKELIFNLNKDAESLPFLQEGCKPKKKNASACSDASGSEDGDDIVCETYEELLVVAIINKAIEIAQRKYPTSTTPGDLKNACEPDIIRTAKKEHIDVGCQSDIPLSDSGQEEEEFTEETESDEFFWSRVKEDPFKYIIEEKIEEEITEAYTESDDERNRALSDPEECANGAGMQVPFTLDLSREHRVPFPEMGVDIVMPYALDSEDEEERDDIDGHGRGAEGSDENAPVRVWTTCVQDWEDNWLFRQRKRSAALGAFRGGRYAAYYDPINMVIPNPADDCSGRVRLGSRDLDELSEMSEKLSVGSLELSSASDSEEDSTATAASDVFEKEPAKTAALTSNAKPRAAPTKSADFPTNWKYRSLAEDQSDDRSLPKPKPQLRASLQTQSPKISARPLTSTPKKDKKDHISAAKIILKQLRVPAYAEPGARKQCKDPSLRFSLQPEAKTSLHSGKIAKFVCEVSTPKLLGVAWFRGREQLVPNDHCRITKIRGKEYILELYDASKSDEGSYSAVAYTDKDEVWCDFTLAVRATSRATNAPDFTVAPHVVELTGDPWVQISCTVSGYPEPRVWFLRDDLPLPDSEEDRFCVENKGYGEWCLRVQSPTSEDEAEYIAVAENSVGKARSSITFRISDLKVKQTSKRPAKEADPCTNHQFSHVLKKTAEKVEVENVPSEENSLIYDDTSTFKNVDEQTELVPSVEVLNAPPKPGTIAEREHAKWQNAVPLPNNPYSVENLSRRAESRRDSLATAMTGSSFDTPHEDDADEDGFCSPVLPSSYLRDYYINNPKLVAQVEASSARRSSLQSAKSLTSVGDTEETLHSFEEQVYSSPRKAFRPTAQVRTLTAAVSTPHLNIDDASGSSMGAFDTVNGTGRHRRRSEGEEEIGAELSNPSLPSVRELVLKFASQSAQSAVDGSNPESLPSPGQEFQSIFPDKKVILEEKALNGQGGSAQKERHASAKNQDAWSIKKVHSLTARSLPREFREHAQRNLVPRQMNRTVVKSPASPPALTTVCDQAFQSQSLQTPPPNNGNNSNVAAGGGDVTPGYASDESSTSSSLGGGGGAQRQSSGGKRRPRVAASRGILQRSSYWDRRVEQGLLSDSSVTEEFPPLHEGHPNSTAKS, from the exons gAACCTGCGTGCTCAGTCCTGCGAATGGTTCTACGACAATGTTAAGGTGAAATTCAACCATTTCGGGAGTACCAAGGTCCTGCTTTCTCTTTATGGCCCAAAGAAAACAG ACAAGGAATCCGACCTGGGAGCAACAGAGCAAGAAGAATCAGATGTTCAACAGCATGTGGAATCTGTCGTTGAGAGTCTCTTGGGGGAATCATTAGACTCTGCATCTGTGAATCATGTATACAGGCACCCTCTAT ATGAAAAAGCTTTCAACGACCACCAAGAGAAGCTCTTGGAAGGAGTTTCTCAGTTTACACGTGCCTTGCTCATTGCCTTGCAAG GCAAGCAATGTGAAGGAGACTTGACACCAACCAGCACACATGCCAGGCTAAAGGAGCTGATATTCAACCTCAACAAGGATGCAGAGTCTCTGCCCTTCTTGCAG GAGGGATGCaagccaaaaaagaaaaatgcatctGCTTGCTCTGATGCTTCTGGCAGCGAGGATGGCGACGACATTGTTTGCGAGACCTACGAGGAGCTTCTTGTTGTTGCTATCATCAACAAG GCCATTGAAATAGCTCAGCGCAAGTACCCAACTAGTACCACGCCTGGCGACCTGAAGAATGCCTGTGAGCCTGACATCATCAGGACAGCTAAGAAAG AGCATATTGATGTTGGCTGCCAGTCGGACATTCCATTGTCGGATTCAGGTCAAGAAGAGGAGGAGTTCACTGAAGAAACAGAGTCTGACGAATTCTTTTGGTCACGTGTTAAAGAGGACCCATTCAAATACATT ATTGAAGAGAAAATTGAGGAGGAGATTACAGAGGCCTACACAGAATCTGATGATGAGAGGAACCGAGCTCTTTCCGATCCTGAGGAGTGTGCCAATGGTGCAGGCATGCAAGTCCCTTTCACCCTGGACTTGTCTCGAGAGCACAGG GTTCCATTTCCTGAGATGGGTGTGGACATTGTGATGCCATATGCTCTGGACTCTGAGGACGAAGAGGAAAGGGATGACATTGATGGGCATGGGAGGGGGGCTGAGGGCAGTGATGAAAACGCACCTGTCCGTGTGTGGACAACATGTGTGCAGGACTGGGAGGACAACTGGCTGTTTCGGCAACGCAAGCGCAGTGCTGCGCTGGGCGCCTTCCGAGGTGGCCGGTACGCTGCCTACTACGACCCCATCAACATGGTCATTCCCAACCCAGCGGATGATTGCAGCGGCCGGGTGCGACTGGGAAGCAG ggaccTTGATGAGCTATCTGAAATGTCGGAAAAACTCTCTGTTGGTTCTCTGGAGTTGTCCAGTGCATCAGACTCTGAAGAGGACTCGACCGCAACAGCTGCATCTGACGTCTTTGAAAAGGAACCTGCCAAAACAGCTGCTTTGACTAGCAATGCCAAACCTCGGGCTGCTCCAACAAAATCTGCAGATTTTCCG ACCAACTGGAAGTACAGGTCCTTGGCTGAGGATCAGTCGGATGACAGGAGTTTGCCAAAGCCAAAGCCACAGCTCAGAGCTTCGCTGCAGACACAGAGCCCCAAGATTTCTGCCAGGCCATTAACATCAACTCCCAAGAAAGACAAAAAAGACCACATTTCTGCTGCCAAGATAATTTTGAAGCAGTTGCGAGTCCCTGCCTATGCTGAACCTGGTGCAAGAAAGCAGTGCAAGGATCCCTCTCTGCGCTTCAGTCTGCAGCCAGAAGCCAAGACAAGTTTGCACTCAGGGAAGATTGCCAAGTTTGTTTGTGAAGTGTCAACACCCAAGCTGCTAG GTGTGGCCTGGTTTCGTGGCAGAGAGCAACTGGTGCCAAATGACCACTGCCGTATTACGAAAATTCGTGGGAAGGAGTACATACTCGAGCTTTACGATGCGAGCAAGAGTGACGAAGGCAGCTACTCTGCTGTTGCCTACACCGACAAGGACGAGGTCTGGTGTGATTTTACCCTGGCAGTTAGAG CCACGAGCCGTGCCACAAATGCACCCGACTTCACGGTAGCTCCGCACGTAGTGGAGCTGACCGGAGATCCCTGGGTGCAGATTTCTTGCACTGTAAGCGGCTACCCCGAGCCACGAGTTTGGTTCTTGCGTGATGACCTGCCCCTTCCTGACAGCGAAGAGGACAGGTTCTGTGTAG AGAACAAGGGCTATGGCGAATGGTGTCTGAGGGTGCAAAGCCCAACGTCCGAAGATGAAGCAGAGTACATCGCCGTGGCTGAAAACAGTGTAGGCAAGGCTCGAAGCTCTATCACCTTCCGCATAT CTGACTTGAAGGTGAAGCAAACCTCCAAGCGGCCAGCTAAAGAAGCTGACCCCTGCACAAATCATCAGTTCTCTCATgttttgaagaaaacagcagaaaaagtGGAAGTCGAAAAT GTTCCAAGTGAGGAAAACTCTCTCATATACGATGACACATCAACATTCAAGAACGTTGACGAGCAGACCGAGCTCGTTCCATCAGTTGAAGTGCTGAATGCACCTCCGAAGCCTG GCACGATTGCAGAGCGCGAGCATGCAAAATGGCAAAATGCCGTACCTTTGCCGAACAACCCGTACAGCGTGGAAAACTTGTCAAGGCGTGCTGAGAGTCGCCGAGATTCTCTAGCCACTGCTATGACAGGGTCTTCTTTCGACACACCACATGAAGATGATGCCGATGAAGATGGCTTCTGCTCCCCAGTGCTGCCGTCGTCCTATTTGCGTGATTATTACATCAACAATCCAAAGCTTGTGGCACAAGTGGAAGCTTCATCAGCTCGCAGATCATCATTGCAAAGCGCAAAATCATTGACATCTGTTGGGGATACCGAGGAAACCCTGCATTCATTTGAGGAACAG GTCTACTCCAGCCCCAGGAAGGCGTTTCGTCCAACAGCACAAGTGCGGACACTCACAGCTGCTGTCAGTACTCCTCATCTCAATATCGACGACGCATCT GGTTCCAGCATGGGTGCCTTTGATACTGTCAATGGGACGGGGCGTCATCGTCGGAGGTCGGAAGGCGAAGAAGAGATAGGAGCGGAGTTGAGCAACCCTTCTCTGCCCTCGGTGAGGGAACTGGTACTCAAGTTTGCCAGCCAGTCGGCTCAGTCGGCGGTCGATGGCTCCAACCCAGAGAGTCTGCCCAGTCCTGGCCAAGAGTTTCAG AGCATTTTTCCTGACAAGAAGGTGATTCTTGAGGAGAAGGCACTGAATGGCCAGGGAGGCTCGGCTCAAAAAGAACGCCACGCTTCAGCCAAGAATCAAGATGCCTGGTCAATTAAGAAG GTGCACAGCCTGACTGCACGCAGCTTGCCTCGGGAGTTTAGGGAGCACGCTCAACGAAATCTAGTTCCACGCCAGATGAACCGCACCGTTGTTAAGTCACCAGCGTCCCCACCAGCATTGACAACCGTCTGTGACCAAGCTTTCCAGTCGCAGTCATTGCAAACGCCACCACCCAACAATGGCAACAACAGTAACGTTGCAG CGGGAGGAGGGGATGTGACTCCTGGCTATGCATCCGACGAGAGCTCCACCAGCTCATCTCTGGGTGGGGGTGGCGGTGCCCAGCGGCAGTCGTCGGGTGGAAAGCGTCGACCTCGAGTTGCGGCCTCCCGTGGGATTCTTCAGCGCAGCTCGTACTGGGACCGTAGGGTGGAGCAGGGACTGCTTTCGGACAGTTCAGTCACCGAGGAGTTCCCCCCACTCCACGAGGGACATCCCAACAGCACTGCAAAGTCTTAG
- the LOC144125925 gene encoding uncharacterized protein LOC144125925 isoform X10, whose amino-acid sequence MWGPTMGRRLNLSHLSQEECERILSVIQRDLELRAREKERLGRLEEELQGHVREVCKDGGKCCVHCGSTFNLLFNRKLVCRECGLFVCRDCATYDSQDRGWYCRICEQQRNLRAQSCEWFYDNVKVKFNHFGSTKVLLSLYGPKKTDKESDLGATEQEESDVQQHVESVVESLLGESLDSASVNHVYRHPLYEKAFNDHQEKLLEGVSQFTRALLIALQGKQCEGDLTPTSTHARLKELIFNLNKDAESLPFLQEGCKPKKKNASACSDASGSEDGDDIVCETYEELLVVAIINKAIEIAQRKYPTSTTPGDLKNACEPDIIRTAKKEHIDVGCQSDIPLSDSGQEEEEFTEETESDEFFWSRVKEDPFKYIIEEKIEEEITEAYTESDDERNRALSDPEECANGAGMQVPFTLDLSREHRVPFPEMGVDIVMPYALDSEDEEERDDIDGHGRGAEGSDENAPVRVWTTCVQDWEDNWLFRQRKRSAALGAFRGGRYAAYYDPINMVIPNPADDCSGRVRLGSRDLDELSEMSEKLSVGSLELSSASDSEEDSTATAASDVFEKEPAKTAALTSNAKPRAAPTKSADFPTNWKYRSLAEDQSDDRSLPKPKPQLRASLQTQSPKISARPLTSTPKKDKKDHISAAKIILKQLRVPAYAEPGARKQCKDPSLRFSLQPEAKTSLHSGKIAKFVCEVSTPKLLGVAWFRGREQLVPNDHCRITKIRGKEYILELYDASKSDEGSYSAVAYTDKDEVWCDFTLAVRATSRATNAPDFTVAPHVVELTGDPWVQISCTVSGYPEPRVWFLRDDLPLPDSEEDRFCVENKGYGEWCLRVQSPTSEDEAEYIAVAENSVGKARSSITFRISDLKVKQTSKRPAKEADPCTNHQFSHVLKKTAEKVEVENVPSEENSLIYDDTSTFKNVDEQTELVPSVEVLNAPPKPGTIAEREHAKWQNAVPLPNNPYSVENLSRRAESRRDSLATAMTGSSFDTPHEDDADEDGFCSPVLPSSYLRDYYINNPKLVAQVEASSARRSSLQSAKSLTSVGDTEETLHSFEEQVYSSPRKAFRPTAQVRTLTAAVSTPHLNIDDASGSSMGAFDTVNGTGRHRRRSEGEEEIGAELSNPSLPSVRELVLKFASQSAQSAVDGSNPESLPSPGQEFQSIFPDKKVILEEKALNGQGGSAQKERHASAKNQDAWSIKKDSDEPSVRPQVHSLTARSLPREFREHAQRNLVPRQMNRTVVKSPASPPALTTVCDQAFQSQSLQTPPPNNGNNSNVAAGGGDVTPGYASDESSTSSSLGGGGGAQRQSSGGKRRPRVAASRGILQRSSYWDRRVEQGLLSDSSVTEEFPPLHEGHPNSTAKS is encoded by the exons gAACCTGCGTGCTCAGTCCTGCGAATGGTTCTACGACAATGTTAAGGTGAAATTCAACCATTTCGGGAGTACCAAGGTCCTGCTTTCTCTTTATGGCCCAAAGAAAACAG ACAAGGAATCCGACCTGGGAGCAACAGAGCAAGAAGAATCAGATGTTCAACAGCATGTGGAATCTGTCGTTGAGAGTCTCTTGGGGGAATCATTAGACTCTGCATCTGTGAATCATGTATACAGGCACCCTCTAT ATGAAAAAGCTTTCAACGACCACCAAGAGAAGCTCTTGGAAGGAGTTTCTCAGTTTACACGTGCCTTGCTCATTGCCTTGCAAG GCAAGCAATGTGAAGGAGACTTGACACCAACCAGCACACATGCCAGGCTAAAGGAGCTGATATTCAACCTCAACAAGGATGCAGAGTCTCTGCCCTTCTTGCAG GAGGGATGCaagccaaaaaagaaaaatgcatctGCTTGCTCTGATGCTTCTGGCAGCGAGGATGGCGACGACATTGTTTGCGAGACCTACGAGGAGCTTCTTGTTGTTGCTATCATCAACAAG GCCATTGAAATAGCTCAGCGCAAGTACCCAACTAGTACCACGCCTGGCGACCTGAAGAATGCCTGTGAGCCTGACATCATCAGGACAGCTAAGAAAG AGCATATTGATGTTGGCTGCCAGTCGGACATTCCATTGTCGGATTCAGGTCAAGAAGAGGAGGAGTTCACTGAAGAAACAGAGTCTGACGAATTCTTTTGGTCACGTGTTAAAGAGGACCCATTCAAATACATT ATTGAAGAGAAAATTGAGGAGGAGATTACAGAGGCCTACACAGAATCTGATGATGAGAGGAACCGAGCTCTTTCCGATCCTGAGGAGTGTGCCAATGGTGCAGGCATGCAAGTCCCTTTCACCCTGGACTTGTCTCGAGAGCACAGG GTTCCATTTCCTGAGATGGGTGTGGACATTGTGATGCCATATGCTCTGGACTCTGAGGACGAAGAGGAAAGGGATGACATTGATGGGCATGGGAGGGGGGCTGAGGGCAGTGATGAAAACGCACCTGTCCGTGTGTGGACAACATGTGTGCAGGACTGGGAGGACAACTGGCTGTTTCGGCAACGCAAGCGCAGTGCTGCGCTGGGCGCCTTCCGAGGTGGCCGGTACGCTGCCTACTACGACCCCATCAACATGGTCATTCCCAACCCAGCGGATGATTGCAGCGGCCGGGTGCGACTGGGAAGCAG ggaccTTGATGAGCTATCTGAAATGTCGGAAAAACTCTCTGTTGGTTCTCTGGAGTTGTCCAGTGCATCAGACTCTGAAGAGGACTCGACCGCAACAGCTGCATCTGACGTCTTTGAAAAGGAACCTGCCAAAACAGCTGCTTTGACTAGCAATGCCAAACCTCGGGCTGCTCCAACAAAATCTGCAGATTTTCCG ACCAACTGGAAGTACAGGTCCTTGGCTGAGGATCAGTCGGATGACAGGAGTTTGCCAAAGCCAAAGCCACAGCTCAGAGCTTCGCTGCAGACACAGAGCCCCAAGATTTCTGCCAGGCCATTAACATCAACTCCCAAGAAAGACAAAAAAGACCACATTTCTGCTGCCAAGATAATTTTGAAGCAGTTGCGAGTCCCTGCCTATGCTGAACCTGGTGCAAGAAAGCAGTGCAAGGATCCCTCTCTGCGCTTCAGTCTGCAGCCAGAAGCCAAGACAAGTTTGCACTCAGGGAAGATTGCCAAGTTTGTTTGTGAAGTGTCAACACCCAAGCTGCTAG GTGTGGCCTGGTTTCGTGGCAGAGAGCAACTGGTGCCAAATGACCACTGCCGTATTACGAAAATTCGTGGGAAGGAGTACATACTCGAGCTTTACGATGCGAGCAAGAGTGACGAAGGCAGCTACTCTGCTGTTGCCTACACCGACAAGGACGAGGTCTGGTGTGATTTTACCCTGGCAGTTAGAG CCACGAGCCGTGCCACAAATGCACCCGACTTCACGGTAGCTCCGCACGTAGTGGAGCTGACCGGAGATCCCTGGGTGCAGATTTCTTGCACTGTAAGCGGCTACCCCGAGCCACGAGTTTGGTTCTTGCGTGATGACCTGCCCCTTCCTGACAGCGAAGAGGACAGGTTCTGTGTAG AGAACAAGGGCTATGGCGAATGGTGTCTGAGGGTGCAAAGCCCAACGTCCGAAGATGAAGCAGAGTACATCGCCGTGGCTGAAAACAGTGTAGGCAAGGCTCGAAGCTCTATCACCTTCCGCATAT CTGACTTGAAGGTGAAGCAAACCTCCAAGCGGCCAGCTAAAGAAGCTGACCCCTGCACAAATCATCAGTTCTCTCATgttttgaagaaaacagcagaaaaagtGGAAGTCGAAAAT GTTCCAAGTGAGGAAAACTCTCTCATATACGATGACACATCAACATTCAAGAACGTTGACGAGCAGACCGAGCTCGTTCCATCAGTTGAAGTGCTGAATGCACCTCCGAAGCCTG GCACGATTGCAGAGCGCGAGCATGCAAAATGGCAAAATGCCGTACCTTTGCCGAACAACCCGTACAGCGTGGAAAACTTGTCAAGGCGTGCTGAGAGTCGCCGAGATTCTCTAGCCACTGCTATGACAGGGTCTTCTTTCGACACACCACATGAAGATGATGCCGATGAAGATGGCTTCTGCTCCCCAGTGCTGCCGTCGTCCTATTTGCGTGATTATTACATCAACAATCCAAAGCTTGTGGCACAAGTGGAAGCTTCATCAGCTCGCAGATCATCATTGCAAAGCGCAAAATCATTGACATCTGTTGGGGATACCGAGGAAACCCTGCATTCATTTGAGGAACAG GTCTACTCCAGCCCCAGGAAGGCGTTTCGTCCAACAGCACAAGTGCGGACACTCACAGCTGCTGTCAGTACTCCTCATCTCAATATCGACGACGCATCT GGTTCCAGCATGGGTGCCTTTGATACTGTCAATGGGACGGGGCGTCATCGTCGGAGGTCGGAAGGCGAAGAAGAGATAGGAGCGGAGTTGAGCAACCCTTCTCTGCCCTCGGTGAGGGAACTGGTACTCAAGTTTGCCAGCCAGTCGGCTCAGTCGGCGGTCGATGGCTCCAACCCAGAGAGTCTGCCCAGTCCTGGCCAAGAGTTTCAG AGCATTTTTCCTGACAAGAAGGTGATTCTTGAGGAGAAGGCACTGAATGGCCAGGGAGGCTCGGCTCAAAAAGAACGCCACGCTTCAGCCAAGAATCAAGATGCCTGGTCAATTAAGAAG GATTCCGATGAACCTTCAGTAAGACCCCAG GTGCACAGCCTGACTGCACGCAGCTTGCCTCGGGAGTTTAGGGAGCACGCTCAACGAAATCTAGTTCCACGCCAGATGAACCGCACCGTTGTTAAGTCACCAGCGTCCCCACCAGCATTGACAACCGTCTGTGACCAAGCTTTCCAGTCGCAGTCATTGCAAACGCCACCACCCAACAATGGCAACAACAGTAACGTTGCAG CGGGAGGAGGGGATGTGACTCCTGGCTATGCATCCGACGAGAGCTCCACCAGCTCATCTCTGGGTGGGGGTGGCGGTGCCCAGCGGCAGTCGTCGGGTGGAAAGCGTCGACCTCGAGTTGCGGCCTCCCGTGGGATTCTTCAGCGCAGCTCGTACTGGGACCGTAGGGTGGAGCAGGGACTGCTTTCGGACAGTTCAGTCACCGAGGAGTTCCCCCCACTCCACGAGGGACATCCCAACAGCACTGCAAAGTCTTAG